In Armatimonadota bacterium, the following are encoded in one genomic region:
- a CDS encoding trypsin-like peptidase domain-containing protein → MKKHMCNITLPCMVIIWTLALAASCAADIASDGRAVADKYKDAIVTVNLVLETKVSYQGGSDNEQQKVTSTATIIDPSGLAVTSLSDIDPTLFSSYMEHDDSFSMSADVIDLKIKLSDGTEVPADIVLRDKDLDLAFIKPKTAPKAAMTYIDLSKASTPQMLDELIVISRLGQIANRALAAYVDRVQAVLTKPRTLYVVTGIFGLGSPTFTPDGKIVGIVVVRVDQSKDNDSTSRSMGYGDSLYVVLPASTIAKAAAQAKEAAPAK, encoded by the coding sequence ATGAAAAAACACATGTGCAATATTACACTCCCATGTATGGTAATTATATGGACTTTGGCGCTTGCTGCGTCCTGCGCCGCAGACATCGCAAGCGACGGGCGCGCTGTCGCGGATAAATACAAGGACGCAATCGTGACGGTGAACCTGGTGTTGGAGACAAAGGTTTCATATCAGGGCGGCAGCGACAATGAACAGCAGAAAGTCACCAGCACCGCAACTATTATCGATCCGTCGGGGCTGGCTGTAACGTCACTCTCAGATATCGACCCGACTCTATTTTCATCATATATGGAACATGACGACAGCTTCAGCATGTCCGCTGATGTGATCGACCTCAAGATCAAGCTCTCTGACGGCACCGAGGTCCCGGCAGATATCGTGCTGCGCGACAAAGACCTCGATCTTGCATTTATCAAGCCGAAGACCGCTCCCAAAGCTGCTATGACTTACATCGATCTGTCCAAAGCGAGCACACCTCAAATGCTGGATGAGTTGATCGTGATCTCCAGGCTGGGTCAGATTGCAAACCGAGCGCTCGCGGCGTATGTGGACCGCGTGCAGGCCGTGTTGACTAAACCGCGCACGCTATATGTAGTGACAGGCATCTTCGGCCTGGGCAGCCCTACATTTACACCGGACGGTAAAATCGTAGGAATAGTGGTTGTCCGCGTTGACCAAAGCAAGGACAACGACTCCACTTCGCGATCAATGGGTTATGGAGATTCCTTATACGTAGTCTTACCTGCCTCAACTATTGCTAAAGCCGCCGCGCAGGCCAAGGAAGCCGCACCGGCTAAGTAA